A single window of Sandaracinaceae bacterium DNA harbors:
- a CDS encoding alpha/beta hydrolase: MRQPFSRHALALLTSFAVGCGASTPPPVDDARGETEPSRFDARLSLYEYPFEVQVRAFEAQRQPLEMAYMDVRPESPSGSTVLLLHGKNFSGAYWERTARDLVARGHRVVIPDQIGFGKSSKPTRYQYSFAAMATQTRALLDALEVDRVTVVGHSMGGMLATRFALMFPERAERLALVNPIGLEDWQAVVPYAPVEALYEAELQKTPDAVRHYMRESYFDGRWEPEYDALAELQMGWTESPDREALAYVSALTADMIFTQPVVHDFGRLDVPTLLIIGTRDRTALGKGRVSAEVRETLGRYDRLGRAARDAIPNASLVELEGVGHIPQVEAYDDYIGALTRFLDGA, translated from the coding sequence TTGCGCCAGCCGTTCTCACGACACGCCCTCGCCCTGCTGACGAGCTTCGCCGTCGGGTGTGGCGCCTCCACGCCGCCGCCGGTCGACGACGCCCGGGGTGAGACGGAGCCGTCCCGCTTCGACGCCCGGCTCTCGCTCTACGAGTACCCGTTCGAGGTGCAGGTCCGCGCCTTCGAGGCGCAGCGGCAACCGCTCGAGATGGCGTACATGGACGTCCGGCCCGAGTCGCCCAGCGGCTCGACGGTGCTGCTGCTGCACGGCAAGAACTTCAGCGGCGCGTACTGGGAGCGCACCGCGCGAGACCTCGTGGCGCGGGGACACCGCGTGGTCATCCCGGACCAGATCGGCTTCGGGAAGTCGTCCAAGCCGACGCGCTATCAGTACTCCTTCGCGGCCATGGCCACGCAGACGCGCGCGCTGCTCGACGCGCTCGAGGTCGATCGGGTCACCGTGGTGGGCCACTCGATGGGCGGGATGCTCGCGACGCGCTTCGCGCTGATGTTCCCCGAGCGCGCCGAGCGCCTGGCGCTCGTGAACCCGATCGGCCTCGAGGACTGGCAGGCCGTCGTGCCGTACGCGCCGGTGGAGGCGCTCTACGAGGCCGAGCTGCAGAAGACGCCCGACGCGGTGCGCCACTACATGCGGGAGAGCTACTTCGACGGGCGCTGGGAGCCGGAGTACGACGCGCTCGCGGAGCTGCAGATGGGCTGGACCGAGAGCCCCGACCGCGAGGCGCTCGCCTACGTGTCGGCGCTGACGGCGGACATGATCTTCACGCAGCCGGTCGTGCACGACTTCGGTCGCCTCGACGTGCCCACGCTGCTCATCATCGGTACGCGCGACCGCACCGCGCTCGGCAAGGGTCGGGTGAGCGCCGAGGTGCGCGAGACTCTCGGGCGCTACGATCGGCTCGGGCGCGCGGCCCGCGACGCGATCCCGAACGCGTCGCTGGTCGAGCTCGAAGGAGTCGGCCACATCCCGCAGGTCGAGGCGTACGACGACTACATCGGCGCGCTGACCCGCTTCCTCGACGGCGCGTAG
- a CDS encoding DUF2185 domain-containing protein, producing MASGHVQLGSFDCPSGVLVLLDLGLAHHWERRGVPEHRRERLHDLAIEGADAEEAGLAYDRSYDPLRRYDLRDADRAMQHFADFAQGEGFAARALTLPSQVPHAERARRALTAREPGIGRFSYDRLWAVGVGELPRDRALPVVGIPMPPGEFAGRFRSIDVVIDPEAAVVRSERVFGVMVDHGQLACVDLDVLDALHARRSLDGKADYLFWGPDASALAEEFEAPRLNEREHGWLDLPDPEVGRYAAPIQAAVDERGLRVSVDYRPHCHVEQINQQVRSQKSRAGEIRVGDHRVCGFDNRWGDGIFDVYRDTDEAGRLVRIRIDVGGEEVQRVMRRVAHRRQGALITRAVLEDAEPARFVDRYEPKRRDDSGWVITSGTEPEGDPGFQVIAVTELTARYPELEPLLAEPVGARFRLVGDHEYEREA from the coding sequence ATGGCCAGTGGCCACGTTCAGCTCGGCTCGTTCGACTGCCCGAGCGGGGTGCTCGTCCTGCTCGATCTGGGGCTGGCGCACCACTGGGAGCGGCGCGGGGTGCCGGAGCATCGGCGCGAGCGATTGCATGACCTGGCGATCGAAGGCGCGGACGCCGAGGAGGCGGGGCTGGCCTACGACCGGAGCTACGACCCCCTGCGGCGCTACGACCTTCGGGATGCCGACAGGGCGATGCAGCACTTCGCCGACTTCGCCCAGGGCGAGGGCTTCGCCGCGCGCGCGCTCACCCTCCCCTCGCAGGTGCCGCACGCGGAGCGTGCGCGCCGCGCTCTGACGGCGCGTGAGCCCGGCATCGGCCGCTTCTCGTACGACCGACTGTGGGCGGTGGGGGTCGGAGAGCTCCCCCGAGATCGAGCGCTGCCCGTGGTCGGGATCCCCATGCCTCCCGGCGAGTTCGCGGGGCGCTTCCGCTCGATCGACGTCGTGATCGATCCCGAGGCGGCCGTCGTCCGGAGCGAGCGCGTGTTCGGCGTGATGGTGGACCACGGTCAGCTCGCGTGCGTCGACCTCGACGTGCTCGACGCGCTCCACGCGCGGCGGTCTCTCGACGGCAAAGCGGACTACCTCTTCTGGGGTCCCGACGCGTCCGCGCTCGCCGAGGAGTTCGAAGCGCCGCGCCTGAACGAGCGCGAGCACGGCTGGCTGGACCTACCGGACCCCGAGGTGGGGCGGTACGCGGCGCCCATCCAGGCGGCGGTTGACGAGCGCGGCCTTCGGGTCAGCGTCGATTACCGCCCTCACTGCCACGTCGAGCAGATCAACCAACAGGTGCGGAGCCAGAAGAGCCGCGCGGGCGAGATCCGGGTGGGAGACCACCGTGTGTGCGGCTTCGACAACCGCTGGGGCGACGGGATCTTCGACGTGTACCGCGACACCGACGAGGCCGGTCGCCTCGTCCGGATCCGCATCGACGTCGGCGGTGAAGAGGTACAGCGTGTGATGCGGCGCGTCGCTCATCGACGCCAAGGCGCCCTGATCACGCGAGCCGTGCTCGAGGACGCGGAGCCGGCGCGCTTCGTCGACCGGTACGAGCCCAAGCGCCGGGATGACAGCGGCTGGGTGATCACCTCGGGCACCGAGCCGGAGGGCGACCCCGGCTTCCAGGTCATCGCGGTCACGGAGCTCACCGCGCGCTACCCCGAGCTCGAGCCCCTGCTCGCCGAGCCCGTGGGCGCCCGCTTCCGGCTGGTGGGCGACCACGAGTACGAACGAGAAGCGTGA
- a CDS encoding proprotein convertase P-domain-containing protein, with protein sequence MRRCAFFAILLLACGGPEPRYGEAALSEAAPRVALTGTTFGQAAALELAPGCPGYLDVETPGHLVEVTGETPFTVRVRSSDGPLALAVARGDEVRCDSDEGSGHAPSLAYEGAGEYAIYVAALREPAALAYELELFTDGADAAPAVAQGDARDVSVTITSDPPGAQVADPGGQVVGTTPAMFVLSVPPSEAGQERTWTLSLPEHEEVRVTGTVTEGALVLHGQLTPIGPTVVDVSAEESQPIRDYQSAALAVEVAEACAITEAELGVDIRHTFVGDLRIVLRTPWSEDLVLQRHQGGGRRNLRRTWDLDDRQLSSLRGRSTRGRWTMIVHDDAGADQGSFERFDVHLVCAPGGVAVAPTPSEATPTHVVSPSPSPSPSPSGPIPDLPPRTEIVRVMSGLRPQVEQCGRQGGNVRVLATVDGSSGRVTRVNGSGTAPAPERACVLRAVRRARFSRFRRSELDVDYTYDLPRRGPAQGDVLNPWN encoded by the coding sequence GTGAGGCGGTGCGCGTTCTTTGCGATCCTGCTGCTGGCGTGCGGCGGCCCCGAGCCCCGCTACGGCGAGGCCGCGCTGTCCGAGGCGGCGCCGCGCGTCGCCCTGACCGGGACCACCTTCGGCCAGGCCGCCGCGCTCGAGCTCGCGCCCGGCTGCCCCGGCTACCTCGACGTCGAGACCCCGGGTCACCTCGTCGAGGTCACGGGCGAGACGCCCTTCACCGTCCGCGTCCGCTCGAGCGACGGCCCGCTCGCGCTCGCCGTGGCCCGCGGCGACGAGGTCCGCTGCGACAGCGACGAGGGCTCCGGGCACGCGCCGAGCCTCGCCTACGAGGGCGCGGGCGAGTACGCGATCTACGTCGCCGCCCTCCGCGAGCCGGCCGCGCTGGCCTACGAGCTCGAGCTGTTCACCGACGGCGCCGACGCCGCCCCCGCCGTCGCGCAGGGCGACGCCCGCGACGTCAGCGTCACCATCACGAGCGACCCGCCCGGCGCCCAGGTCGCGGATCCGGGTGGCCAGGTCGTCGGCACCACGCCCGCCATGTTCGTGCTCAGCGTCCCCCCGAGCGAGGCCGGCCAGGAGCGCACCTGGACGCTGTCGCTGCCCGAGCACGAAGAGGTCCGCGTCACGGGCACCGTCACCGAGGGCGCCCTCGTCCTGCACGGCCAGCTCACCCCGATCGGCCCCACCGTCGTGGACGTCAGCGCGGAGGAGTCGCAGCCCATCCGCGACTACCAGAGCGCGGCGCTGGCGGTGGAGGTGGCCGAGGCCTGCGCGATCACCGAGGCCGAGCTCGGCGTCGACATCCGCCACACCTTCGTCGGCGACCTGCGGATCGTCCTGCGCACCCCGTGGTCCGAGGACCTCGTGCTCCAGCGTCATCAGGGCGGCGGCCGCCGCAACCTCCGCCGCACCTGGGACCTCGACGACCGCCAGCTCTCCTCCCTGCGCGGCCGCAGCACGCGGGGCCGCTGGACGATGATCGTGCACGACGACGCGGGCGCCGATCAGGGCAGCTTCGAGCGCTTCGACGTGCACCTCGTCTGCGCGCCGGGCGGCGTGGCCGTCGCCCCCACTCCGAGCGAGGCGACCCCGACCCACGTGGTCTCGCCCAGCCCGTCTCCCAGCCCTTCGCCCAGCGGCCCGATCCCCGACCTGCCGCCGCGCACCGAGATCGTGCGCGTGATGAGCGGCCTGCGCCCTCAGGTCGAGCAGTGCGGCCGCCAGGGCGGCAACGTGCGCGTGCTCGCCACCGTCGACGGCTCGAGCGGCCGCGTCACCCGCGTCAACGGCAGCGGCACCGCGCCCGCACCCGAGCGCGCCTGCGTCCTCCGCGCCGTCCGCCGCGCCCGCTTCTCCCGCTTCCGCCGCAGCGAGCTCGACGTCGACTACACCTACGACCTCCCGCGACGAGGCCCCGCGCAAGGCGACGTGCTCAACCCCTGGAACTGA
- a CDS encoding VWA domain-containing protein, with protein sequence MGLDLTVGWPLALWGLIAAPLLVLLALRSRFPIGPKRRAAVIATRVLTAALLVLAMADLRLGLPTDELAVATVIDGTPSVTVPDRERVQQQLAELRAENDDVAWVDATSPTAVRPGTDVSVGVALLPRDRVRRMIVATDGRDRGADLGAAIAAAHRAGVEVSVVPMGDEPPMDLVSVTGLSVPRMIRAGDRIDVGVELHAARDANVSLTMALDGEEVGRTDAVARRGDSSASIGVEFPEDEGVHELTVALSAAGDVVPQNDVWRSLVRISPKPRVRILYDPENGPPLLSQVFDEGGMRVEATPITAAPLALSELQDVNLVIVDEADPGDLTEVQQQVLRDWVEDEGGGLISATGTNPVRRTPRIFREMEPITIPPAIPEPRPLELVLVIDRSSSMSGIKMMQARNAAIAAVRALRQDARAGVVAFSGGADRVMAPVGMDQRDDLIQFIGGIHASGGTNIAAALGAANAVMSNDPRYIHHVILLSDGVSSPQPALAAATVLAGRGVSISAITIGPRNDLMAQIAQIGRGRYHVTNSAGSLPSLFVREAQYRQPPAHRRSSFEPRVVTHLAMLEDVDLESAPQLGGHALAGLERGATMVLSTPDRRPVLAHWHRGLGQVATWTSATSGAWADGWRGWDGYRAFWVAMAEGMLRTRPVDPPQIRLAPHPLLDGVQVATVLAPTLESDPAPLVRIFRAPGEGEPLELFERGPGVWQSEILADGGFLLDARMPGDERPTVAVGHDRPYDPELSLFGTHRAELERLAAAGGGEVLDELGGIVGAVDEESVMRSLRTPLLAAALLMYLLGLLLLRLPDHSVGATVVRPERKRRRWGRERKSMHSEEPRKEAA encoded by the coding sequence ATGGGCCTCGACCTGACGGTGGGCTGGCCGCTCGCGCTGTGGGGCCTGATCGCCGCGCCGCTCCTCGTGCTGCTCGCGCTGCGGAGCCGCTTCCCCATCGGGCCCAAGCGCCGCGCCGCGGTCATCGCCACCCGCGTCCTGACGGCCGCGCTGCTCGTGCTCGCGATGGCGGATCTGCGCCTCGGGCTGCCCACCGACGAGCTCGCGGTGGCCACCGTGATCGACGGCACGCCCAGCGTCACCGTGCCCGATCGCGAGCGCGTCCAGCAGCAGCTCGCGGAGCTGCGCGCCGAGAACGACGACGTCGCGTGGGTGGACGCCACGTCTCCCACCGCGGTCCGCCCCGGCACCGACGTCTCGGTCGGCGTGGCGCTCCTGCCCCGCGACCGCGTGCGCCGCATGATCGTGGCCACCGACGGGCGCGACCGCGGCGCCGACCTGGGCGCGGCGATCGCGGCCGCGCACCGGGCCGGGGTCGAGGTCTCGGTCGTGCCCATGGGCGACGAGCCGCCGATGGATCTCGTCAGCGTCACCGGGCTCTCCGTGCCGCGCATGATCCGGGCGGGCGACCGCATCGACGTCGGCGTGGAGCTGCACGCGGCCCGGGACGCGAACGTCAGCCTGACGATGGCCCTCGACGGCGAGGAGGTCGGCCGCACCGACGCCGTCGCGCGGCGCGGTGACTCGAGCGCCTCCATCGGCGTCGAGTTCCCCGAGGACGAGGGCGTGCACGAGCTGACCGTGGCCCTCAGCGCCGCGGGCGACGTCGTCCCCCAGAACGACGTCTGGCGCAGCCTCGTGCGCATCTCTCCCAAGCCGCGCGTCCGCATCCTCTACGACCCCGAGAACGGCCCGCCGCTCCTGTCGCAGGTCTTCGACGAAGGCGGCATGCGCGTCGAGGCGACGCCGATCACCGCCGCCCCGCTCGCGCTCTCGGAGCTGCAGGACGTGAACCTCGTCATCGTCGACGAGGCCGATCCGGGCGACCTGACCGAGGTGCAGCAGCAGGTCCTGCGCGACTGGGTGGAGGACGAGGGCGGCGGCCTCATCAGCGCGACGGGCACCAACCCCGTGCGCCGCACCCCGCGCATCTTCCGCGAGATGGAGCCGATCACCATCCCGCCCGCCATCCCGGAGCCGCGGCCGCTGGAGCTGGTGCTGGTCATCGACCGCTCCTCCTCGATGAGCGGCATCAAGATGATGCAGGCTCGCAACGCCGCCATCGCCGCGGTGCGCGCGCTGCGCCAGGACGCGCGCGCGGGCGTGGTCGCCTTCAGCGGCGGCGCGGACCGGGTGATGGCCCCCGTCGGCATGGACCAGCGCGACGACCTCATCCAGTTCATCGGCGGCATCCACGCCTCGGGCGGCACGAACATCGCGGCGGCGCTCGGCGCGGCCAACGCGGTGATGAGCAACGACCCGCGCTACATTCATCACGTCATCTTGCTGTCCGACGGAGTCAGCTCGCCCCAGCCCGCGCTCGCCGCCGCCACCGTGCTCGCGGGCCGCGGGGTGAGCATCTCGGCCATCACCATCGGCCCGCGCAACGACCTGATGGCGCAGATCGCGCAGATCGGCCGCGGCCGCTACCACGTGACCAACAGCGCGGGCTCCTTGCCCAGCCTCTTCGTGCGCGAGGCGCAATACCGCCAGCCGCCCGCGCACCGCCGCAGCAGCTTCGAGCCCCGCGTCGTCACGCACCTCGCGATGCTCGAGGACGTCGACCTCGAATCCGCGCCGCAGCTCGGTGGCCACGCGCTCGCGGGCCTCGAGCGGGGCGCCACCATGGTGCTCTCCACCCCCGACCGTCGCCCCGTGCTCGCCCACTGGCACCGCGGCCTCGGCCAGGTCGCCACCTGGACCAGCGCCACGAGCGGCGCCTGGGCGGACGGCTGGCGCGGCTGGGACGGCTACCGCGCGTTCTGGGTCGCGATGGCGGAGGGCATGCTGCGCACCCGCCCCGTCGACCCGCCGCAGATTCGGCTCGCGCCGCACCCGCTCCTCGACGGCGTGCAGGTGGCGACCGTGCTCGCGCCGACCCTCGAGAGCGACCCCGCGCCGCTCGTCCGCATCTTCCGCGCCCCCGGCGAGGGCGAGCCGCTCGAGCTGTTCGAGCGCGGCCCCGGCGTCTGGCAGTCCGAGATCCTCGCCGACGGCGGCTTCCTGCTCGACGCGCGCATGCCGGGCGACGAGCGACCGACCGTCGCGGTGGGCCACGACCGCCCCTACGACCCGGAGCTGTCGCTCTTCGGCACCCACCGCGCGGAGCTCGAGCGCCTGGCCGCGGCGGGCGGCGGTGAGGTCCTCGACGAGCTCGGGGGCATCGTCGGCGCGGTCGACGAAGAGTCGGTCATGCGCTCGCTCCGCACCCCGCTCCTCGCAGCGGCGCTGTTGATGTATCTGCTGGGGCTCTTGCTCCTGCGCTTGCCCGACCACTCGGTCGGAGCGACGGTGGTGCGGCCCGAGCGCAAGCGCCGCCGCTGGGGGCGCGAGCGAAAGTCCATGCACTCGGAAGAGCCCAGGAAGGAGGCGGCGTGA
- a CDS encoding BatA and WFA domain-containing protein translates to MTFAGLSWGLLGGLAGLTALTVLALYLLRRTPKPQLVSNVTFWMRAAQSSRPRFLRASKIPWIAFLVSLLVALLFVAELGDPRFGKGVRGTTVIVLAAGRSMGAEDAGERRVDRAVREVRQWVDRSTAGGRVAVVRAGMRPETLLALTEDNADLERALEGFELDDGPADLEGALLLADRIVAASGDAGQILLVADRDVEMDTESTRVLVPVGVPSDTIAIADFTARRDPLAAGEFVAEVQLQSFASREASARLRILDGDVPLLDRRVTLAAGEGARLLAQGFSAERAELTARLEEIEITASEDALAVDDQAFAVVAPLSPLRVLFVSPGSLFLEAALAVHPNAQVSQITPDAFGATDLSAYDVLVLDRTPLPEGVEHSSVVLFAPTSGQLAASGEAEAPRVTAFLASHPALHGVRLDGVRVGRSLGFATDPGDQVLIRSGADALAVAREARGRRLVAYGLDLGATDLVEREAFPLMVHDSLHWAASARDEIPLPRRLGEPLYADETVLGPDGEPVSATELAAIRRQGIYHQGERAIAFSGAVHARELSVGTSGGRFRNVDPLPPLAVLVALALLGLMVLEWTLLHRGRLE, encoded by the coding sequence ATGACCTTCGCGGGGCTGAGCTGGGGGCTGCTCGGGGGGCTCGCGGGCCTCACCGCGCTGACCGTGCTCGCGCTGTATCTCCTGCGCCGCACGCCCAAGCCGCAGCTCGTGAGCAACGTGACGTTCTGGATGCGGGCCGCGCAGTCGAGCCGGCCGCGCTTCCTCCGCGCCTCGAAGATCCCGTGGATCGCGTTCCTGGTGAGCCTGCTCGTCGCGCTCCTGTTCGTGGCCGAGCTGGGCGACCCGCGCTTCGGCAAGGGCGTGCGCGGCACCACCGTGATCGTGCTCGCGGCCGGCCGCTCCATGGGGGCCGAAGACGCGGGCGAGCGGCGCGTGGACCGCGCGGTGCGCGAGGTGCGGCAGTGGGTCGACCGCTCGACCGCGGGCGGGCGCGTGGCGGTGGTGCGCGCGGGCATGCGCCCCGAGACCCTGCTCGCGCTGACGGAGGACAACGCCGACCTCGAGCGCGCGCTCGAGGGCTTCGAGCTCGACGACGGCCCGGCGGATCTCGAGGGCGCGCTGCTGCTCGCCGACCGGATCGTCGCGGCGAGCGGAGACGCGGGGCAGATCCTGCTCGTCGCCGACCGCGACGTGGAGATGGACACCGAGAGCACCCGCGTGCTCGTGCCCGTCGGCGTGCCGTCGGACACGATCGCGATCGCCGACTTCACCGCGCGGCGCGATCCCCTCGCGGCGGGCGAGTTCGTGGCCGAGGTCCAGCTCCAGTCGTTCGCGTCGCGGGAGGCGAGCGCGCGCCTGCGCATCCTCGACGGCGACGTGCCGCTCCTCGATCGCCGCGTGACGCTCGCGGCCGGAGAGGGCGCGCGGCTCCTCGCCCAGGGCTTCAGCGCCGAGCGCGCCGAGCTGACCGCGCGCCTCGAGGAGATCGAGATCACCGCGAGCGAGGACGCGCTCGCCGTCGACGACCAGGCCTTCGCGGTGGTCGCGCCGCTCTCGCCGCTCCGCGTGCTCTTCGTCTCGCCGGGCAGCCTCTTCCTCGAGGCCGCGCTCGCCGTGCACCCCAACGCGCAGGTCTCGCAGATCACCCCCGACGCGTTCGGCGCCACGGACCTCTCCGCCTACGACGTGCTCGTGCTCGACCGCACCCCGCTGCCCGAGGGCGTGGAGCACAGCTCGGTCGTGCTCTTCGCGCCCACGAGCGGGCAGCTCGCCGCGTCGGGCGAGGCCGAGGCGCCGCGCGTGACCGCGTTCCTCGCCAGCCACCCCGCGCTCCACGGCGTGCGCCTCGACGGCGTGCGCGTGGGCCGCTCGCTGGGCTTCGCCACCGACCCCGGCGACCAGGTCCTCATCCGCTCCGGCGCCGACGCGCTGGCCGTCGCGCGTGAGGCCCGCGGGCGCCGCCTCGTCGCCTACGGCCTCGACCTCGGCGCGACCGATCTCGTCGAGCGCGAGGCGTTTCCCCTGATGGTGCACGACAGCTTGCACTGGGCGGCGAGCGCGCGCGACGAGATCCCGCTGCCGCGCCGGCTCGGCGAGCCCCTCTACGCGGACGAGACCGTGCTCGGCCCTGACGGCGAGCCCGTCAGCGCGACCGAGCTCGCGGCCATCCGTCGTCAAGGCATCTACCACCAGGGTGAGCGCGCCATCGCCTTCAGCGGCGCCGTGCACGCGCGCGAGCTGTCAGTCGGCACCAGCGGCGGCCGCTTCCGCAACGTCGACCCGCTGCCGCCCCTGGCCGTGCTCGTCGCGCTCGCGCTCCTCGGCCTGATGGTGCTCGAGTGGACGCTGCTCCACCGCGGGAGGCTCGAGTGA
- a CDS encoding DUF58 domain-containing protein yields the protein MAILDRTVRRVLDRMRLVVRPSATAARQGGHRSPFKASGVEFADHRPYVSGDDVRHIDWKAFARHGHLVLRQFEEERDAFVHVLLDVTGSMSRGAPPKIEVARTLAGAFVYVGMRQFDRARVIPFADELDDRPLAIRGPQDLPQLERFLGDSEAAGPTFFDEAIRQLAARGLPRGLVVVISDFMAPDGWEDGFRRLGAMGHELRVIHVRCQEDLEPAWRGELELRDAETDERVRLRVNDALLKRYRAEVQRHLEAVRESCRKTGGWFQDVDVSMATDAQLLRIFGAPRLRSAAGAR from the coding sequence GTGGCCATCCTCGACCGCACGGTTCGCCGCGTGCTCGATCGGATGCGCCTCGTCGTCCGTCCGAGCGCGACCGCCGCCCGCCAGGGTGGGCACCGCTCGCCCTTCAAGGCCAGCGGCGTGGAGTTCGCCGATCACCGCCCCTACGTCAGCGGCGACGACGTGCGGCACATCGACTGGAAGGCCTTCGCCCGCCACGGTCACCTCGTCTTGCGTCAGTTCGAGGAGGAGCGCGACGCCTTCGTGCACGTGCTGCTCGACGTGACCGGCTCGATGAGCCGCGGCGCCCCGCCCAAGATCGAGGTCGCGCGCACGCTGGCCGGCGCCTTCGTCTACGTCGGCATGCGCCAGTTCGACCGCGCGCGCGTCATCCCGTTCGCGGACGAGCTCGACGACCGCCCGCTCGCCATCCGAGGCCCGCAGGACCTGCCCCAGCTCGAGCGCTTCCTCGGCGACAGCGAGGCGGCGGGCCCGACCTTCTTCGACGAGGCCATCCGGCAGCTCGCGGCGCGCGGCCTGCCCCGCGGCCTCGTGGTGGTGATCAGCGACTTCATGGCCCCCGACGGCTGGGAGGACGGCTTCCGTCGCCTCGGCGCGATGGGGCACGAGCTGCGCGTCATCCACGTGCGCTGCCAGGAGGACCTCGAGCCCGCGTGGCGCGGCGAGCTCGAGCTGCGCGACGCCGAGACCGACGAGCGGGTGCGTCTGCGCGTGAACGACGCGCTCCTGAAGCGGTACCGCGCCGAGGTCCAGCGGCACCTCGAGGCGGTGCGCGAGAGCTGCCGCAAGACGGGCGGCTGGTTCCAGGACGTCGACGTCTCCATGGCCACCGACGCGCAGCTCCTCCGCATCTTCGGCGCGCCGCGCCTTCGCTCGGCCGCGGGGGCCCGATGA
- a CDS encoding MoxR family ATPase, producing the protein MGETNQVHVLNPFDSVRALCRDMTAEIGKRVVGQQDAIDCLTAGLLLGGHVLMEGVPGVGKTLLARTLADVVDLSFARVQFTPDLMPADVLGTHIVSVGPDGRPSMTLQRGPLFGNVILADEINRASPKTQSALLEAMQEKQISLGTETYTLPRPFFVVATQNPIDNEGTYPLPEAQLDRFLMKLMIGFPSEDDVLAIVDRTADGLDADVSSVATSEQLLSAGKTIRQMPTAETISRYAVRLVLATHPEHEYAPACVRRYVRAGASPRAAQSLLAVAKFFAVLDGRLNASADDVRRAAYPCLRHRILLNFDAIADEATTDTLIRQLLMDLDAPKNPKKRK; encoded by the coding sequence ATGGGCGAAACGAACCAAGTACACGTGCTCAACCCCTTCGACAGCGTTCGCGCGCTCTGCCGCGACATGACGGCCGAGATCGGCAAGCGGGTCGTCGGCCAGCAGGACGCGATCGACTGCCTCACGGCGGGGCTGCTCCTCGGCGGCCACGTGCTGATGGAGGGCGTGCCCGGGGTCGGCAAGACGCTCCTCGCGCGCACCCTCGCGGACGTGGTCGACCTCAGCTTCGCGCGTGTGCAGTTCACGCCCGACCTGATGCCGGCCGACGTGCTCGGGACGCACATCGTCTCGGTCGGCCCCGACGGTCGCCCGTCGATGACGCTCCAGCGCGGACCGCTCTTCGGCAACGTCATCCTCGCCGACGAGATCAACCGCGCCTCGCCCAAGACGCAGTCCGCGCTGCTCGAGGCGATGCAGGAGAAGCAGATCAGCCTCGGCACCGAGACCTACACCCTGCCGCGGCCCTTCTTCGTGGTCGCCACCCAGAACCCGATCGACAACGAGGGCACCTACCCGCTGCCCGAGGCGCAGCTCGACCGCTTCCTCATGAAGCTGATGATCGGCTTCCCCTCCGAGGACGACGTGCTCGCCATCGTCGACCGCACCGCCGACGGGCTCGACGCGGACGTCTCGAGCGTGGCCACGAGCGAGCAGCTCTTGAGCGCGGGCAAGACCATCCGCCAGATGCCGACCGCCGAGACCATCAGCCGCTACGCGGTGCGCCTCGTGCTCGCCACCCACCCCGAGCACGAGTACGCGCCCGCCTGCGTGCGACGCTACGTCCGCGCGGGCGCCTCTCCCCGCGCCGCGCAGAGCCTGCTCGCGGTCGCGAAGTTCTTCGCCGTGCTCGACGGGCGGCTCAACGCCAGCGCCGACGACGTGCGCCGCGCCGCCTACCCGTGCCTGCGTCACCGCATCCTGTTGAACTTCGACGCCATCGCCGACGAGGCCACCACCGACACCCTCATCCGCCAGCTCCTGATGGATCTGGACGCGCCGAAGAACCCGAAGAAGCGCAAGTAG